GCGCGTCATATGGTTACGTTTGCGCAACCTACTTGTGATGTGCAATCTTTAGAAGCAGTACAATCGAGTGCTCCGGCATATGTGGCTGTATGTGCCGATCGTAGGCAAGATCCGATACCCGGATGGCCATTAGCAACCGAGGTGCGTAAGCAGTCTACTGCTGTAGATAGCCCTAAGTATATTAATTCACCCGAAACCCTGGTCTACCAAAAGGGGAGCTTGCTATATGGGCTTTCTTTTGCCAAGCAATCCATCAGGCAGGCCAGCAATTGTTACCTTGTGGAAGGGTATACCGATGTATTGGCCTTTCATAGGGCAGGGGTAGAACAAGTAGTTGCTTCTGCCGGCACGGCGCTTACAGAAATCCAGATAGACGCGCTCTATCGTTTTACCGCTAAGGTGACCTTGGTTTTTGATGGAGATCAAGCGGGTATGCAAGCTGCGGTGCGTGGCATAGATAAATTATTAACCAAGGGTCTTGAGGTCAAGGTCATATTGTTGCCTTCCGGGGAGGATCCAGATAGTTATCTCCGTAAGGTAGGCGTAGATGCTTTTAATCATTATATCCATTGTTCTGCGCAAGACTTTATTACCTTTAAGGCTGGGTTTTTACTTAATGCGTCTGTTGAACAGAGTCCAGTAGCACAAGCAAAAGCAATACGGGAGATTGTGCAAAGCATTGTTGCTATTCCAGATGAAATAGCGCGCACCCTATTTTTGAAAAAATGTAGCAAGCTTTTTGCTATAGAAGAAGCGGTGCTTGCAACGACCTATCGTGCATTACTGCATAAATCTACGCCAGTGTGGCGGCAAAAAAAAACATTTACTACACCTCAGGGCAGGCCCACAACCAACCCCTATGTAGACCCTAAAAACCTTCCTTTAACCAGTAAGCTTACAGCAAGCATTGAAGCCTATGAGCGAGAAATTATGCGTATTCTATTGGCCTATGGTGCAACAAAAGTAGCTGAAGGCAAACCATTGTATACCTATATTTTCTTGGAGTTAGCGGATGTAACCTTTAGATCTACTGCGTGCAAAGTACTTTTTGAGTATTGTAAAGAAGTTGCTCAGCAAGGTGGTTTGGTAGATATGCAATGCTGTTTAGATAGTCAGGAAGCAGCCATTAGAAAAATAGCCATTGATTTAACCGCTTCCCCGCATGATATTAGTGAAGCTTGGGTCAAAAAATATGGCATTTATACGATGGAAGAGGGGCAAAATGCACAAAGACTCAGCTTAGAGGTTATTCTTCGGCTAAAGATTCGTTTGGTACAAGAACTTATTGAGGAAAATAGAGCAGCCCTTACACAAGCATTGTCTGCAGATGAAGAGATGCAACTACTCAAAGTCCATCAATTGCTTAAAGATGCTGAGTGCAGCATTGCCCGGCAACTTGGTACCGTGGTGGTGCAGTAAAGGAATGTTTATTCTTACTTTTTTCTTGATAAAAAAGTGGGCAAAAAAACCTTAAGTTGGAACGGTTGGATGCGTGATCTTGTGGACTTGAAGGGATTCGAACCCCTAACCGCTGCATCCGTAGTGCAGTGCTCTATCCAGTTGAGCTACAAGTCCATCCTTAAACTGTTATGCAAATTTAACAAACAAAAATTTATTTCAAAGTAATGTTTTGACATATTTAAAAAAAAAAGTACCTTTGTTAAGTAATATTTATGCACTATAATATCATTATCTACATGAAAAAGAAGCTCCTTCCTTTGTTATTGTTTTTTATTTCTACGCATGTTACCCATGTAGTTGCTGTTGATGAGCCAGCGCGTGTCGCTGTGGATAGCCTGGAAGATCCATCTGATGCTTACTTGCCACTTGTACAAAATTATCCCAGCCTTATGTTGGAGCTGTTGCGGATGGATTATTTATACAATTTAAGTTCGAATCAATCTATACCGTTTCATAGCATGAAAAAATTGAATTGGTCTGGTTTATTGCGTGGAAATGGAGCTATGTTATATGCTATACGCCTCAACCAATCTCGTTTTGCTTTTTGTGCAGGGGTGGGTTGGAGTACATTGCATTATGCTTTTGCGGGTACAGAAGGTCAAGATGGTGAGGGTAAGCGGGTTTATCCAAGGCTCACAAGGAAGTCGGAATCGCGTACAGTGTGTGAAGCAATGGAGCATGAGCAAGGTAAGACTATATTGGGTGCTGCACTTAATATTCCTTTTATTGATTTGTTGTTGAGATTACGGTTTAATAGTGTTTTAGATGACCCTAAGGCAGGGTTTCATACTTGGTTGGGGGTTAAGCTTGGTTTGCGTCGACGTGCTTCGATGTTGATCGATTATAAAGAATATAGTGATTCAGGGACTTCTTCGGTTGAGCATGCTTATTTTAATTTAAAGCATTATGCTTGGGGTTTCCAAGCTGGCATTGGGTATAGCCGATTTGGCCTAACAGGTGGGTTTCACTTAACGCCTCTTTTTGAGAAAAATCAGGGTCCTGATCATGCCGATTCGCTTAGGCCTTTTTCTTTCGGTATCTATGTAGATCTCATATAGCCTAGCTTAGGCGTGGTGCTGTATGGGTTGCTTTATAATATTGAAAATAGAGTTTTTTGTGCCTAGAATTTATTTCTATTGTAGGAGAGGAATATTTTTTGTAGATTTGCTTGACCTGTTTGGTTGGTAACTATATTATATTTTCTCTATACTTTTTTACTGCAATTGGGGAGATGCCAGAGCGGCCAATTGGGGCGGACTGTAAATCCGTTGCGTAAGCTTCGAAGGTTCGAATCCTTCTCTCCCCACTAGTTAGCAGGGCGGGTACGGATATAATCAAGCGGGAGTAGCTCAGTTGGTAGAGCGGCAGCCTTCCAAGCTTCAGGTCGCGAGTTCGATCCTCGTCTCCCGCTCTTTGGTTTCTATAGGGCCGGTGTAGCTCAGTGGTAGAGTGCTTCCTTGGTAAGGAAGAGGTCACGGGTTCAAGTCCCGTCATTGGCTCCATTTTGGAATAGGGCTGAGGAGGTTGGTTTGTAGGTAGATCCAAAAAATATTGGATAAATGCGTTATTTTATTGAAAATCTAAAGAATTATAAACTATGGCAAAGGAGACATTTAATCGGTTAAAACCCCATGTGAACATTGGTACCATTGGGCACGTTGACCATGGCAAAACCACCCTGACGGCTGCTATTACTACTGTTTTATCTAAAGAAGGGTTGGCAGAAAAAAAA
The nucleotide sequence above comes from Cardinium endosymbiont of Sogatella furcifera. Encoded proteins:
- a CDS encoding DNA primase, producing the protein MIVSQTTIQAVQRVARIEEVVADFVSLKKKGQNFWACCPFHHEQTPSFSVSATKGFYKCFGCDAAGDVINFVQQIEGVTFVEAITALAQKYGIPVASAEEHTQDLQAYQAKESLYMLLNLAKNYYTDLLWHHPEAAAVALPYLAQRAIQPEMAKKFALGYSLNSWDGFYTFAIGKGVTLERLVAAGLVVQNGTKIYDRFRGRLMFPIHNGSGQVVAFGARHMVTFAQPTCDVQSLEAVQSSAPAYVAVCADRRQDPIPGWPLATEVRKQSTAVDSPKYINSPETLVYQKGSLLYGLSFAKQSIRQASNCYLVEGYTDVLAFHRAGVEQVVASAGTALTEIQIDALYRFTAKVTLVFDGDQAGMQAAVRGIDKLLTKGLEVKVILLPSGEDPDSYLRKVGVDAFNHYIHCSAQDFITFKAGFLLNASVEQSPVAQAKAIREIVQSIVAIPDEIARTLFLKKCSKLFAIEEAVLATTYRALLHKSTPVWRQKKTFTTPQGRPTTNPYVDPKNLPLTSKLTASIEAYEREIMRILLAYGATKVAEGKPLYTYIFLELADVTFRSTACKVLFEYCKEVAQQGGLVDMQCCLDSQEAAIRKIAIDLTASPHDISEAWVKKYGIYTMEEGQNAQRLSLEVILRLKIRLVQELIEENRAALTQALSADEEMQLLKVHQLLKDAECSIARQLGTVVVQ